In Rhodococcus sp. OK302, one genomic interval encodes:
- a CDS encoding ATP-dependent 6-phosphofructokinase: MRIGVLTGGGDCPGLNAVIRAVVRTSAGRYGSSVVGFRDGWRGLLEDRKVPLAADDRIDRILTRGGTILGTARVNPDKLRAGLDQIKQTLDDNGIDVLIPIGGEGTLTAASWLSDSGVPVIGVPKTIDNDIDCTDVTFGFDTALAVATDAIDRLHTTAESHQRVMLVEVMGRHAGWIALQAGLASGAHLTLVPEQPFDVDEVCAMVKKRFQRGDSHFICVVAEGAMPDPASMTLREGGIDEFGHKIFTGVAQQLGNEIERRIGKEVRTTVLGHIQRGGTPTPHDRILATRFGVHATDAAHRGDFGNMVALHGTSIDLVPLEEATRRLKTVPKERYEEAAAFFG, translated from the coding sequence ATGCGAATCGGAGTACTCACAGGTGGCGGTGACTGCCCGGGCCTGAACGCAGTGATCCGGGCTGTCGTGCGGACGTCAGCGGGTCGGTACGGGAGTTCGGTTGTCGGATTCCGTGACGGTTGGCGGGGACTTCTCGAAGATCGCAAGGTTCCACTGGCCGCGGACGATCGCATCGACCGGATCCTGACGCGCGGCGGAACCATTCTCGGCACCGCACGCGTCAATCCCGATAAATTGCGTGCCGGGCTCGATCAGATCAAGCAGACCCTCGACGACAACGGGATCGATGTCCTGATCCCCATCGGCGGCGAGGGAACCCTGACGGCGGCAAGTTGGCTGTCGGACAGCGGAGTGCCAGTCATCGGTGTTCCCAAGACAATCGACAACGACATCGACTGCACCGACGTCACTTTCGGCTTCGACACCGCGCTGGCTGTGGCTACCGACGCCATCGACCGACTTCACACCACGGCGGAGTCGCATCAGCGCGTCATGCTCGTCGAGGTCATGGGCCGCCACGCCGGTTGGATCGCTCTGCAGGCCGGCTTGGCTTCCGGTGCACACCTGACATTGGTTCCCGAGCAGCCGTTCGACGTCGACGAAGTGTGCGCGATGGTCAAGAAGCGTTTCCAACGCGGCGATTCGCACTTCATCTGCGTCGTAGCGGAGGGTGCGATGCCCGATCCGGCATCGATGACTCTGCGTGAAGGTGGCATCGACGAGTTCGGGCACAAGATTTTCACCGGCGTCGCTCAGCAGTTGGGCAACGAGATCGAGCGTCGGATCGGTAAGGAAGTTCGGACGACGGTTCTCGGCCATATTCAGCGCGGCGGCACCCCGACACCGCACGATCGCATCCTCGCGACACGCTTCGGAGTCCATGCCACCGACGCCGCTCATCGTGGTGATTTCGGGAATATGGTGGCCCTGCACGGCACGTCGATCGACCTGGTTCCGCTCGAGGAGGCGACCCGCCGACTCAAGACCGTGCCCAAGGAGCGATACGAGGAGGCAGCCGCATTCTTCGGCTGA
- a CDS encoding GNAT family N-acetyltransferase, translating into MIEIREVLPNEFETVGELTVQAYVGGGFVDDGSPYVESLRDTATRAEQGRVLVALLGDRVVGSLTLAEPGTPFADVAQSGELEFRMLAVSPDARGTGAGTALVRAVIAEAYDRGDQSVVMSTQPEMVDARRIYDRNGFVHDPERDWEPVKGMELTVLVRELV; encoded by the coding sequence ATGATCGAGATTCGTGAAGTTCTCCCCAATGAGTTCGAGACCGTCGGGGAACTGACTGTGCAGGCGTACGTCGGTGGCGGATTTGTCGACGACGGATCACCGTACGTAGAGAGTCTGCGCGACACGGCAACTCGGGCCGAGCAAGGCCGGGTCTTGGTTGCGCTTCTCGGAGATCGTGTTGTCGGATCGCTCACACTGGCCGAACCCGGAACGCCGTTTGCGGACGTCGCGCAATCCGGCGAACTCGAATTCCGCATGCTGGCAGTCTCACCGGACGCCCGCGGCACGGGCGCCGGAACAGCGTTGGTGCGTGCCGTGATCGCCGAGGCCTACGACCGCGGAGATCAATCGGTAGTCATGTCGACCCAACCCGAGATGGTCGATGCGCGTCGTATCTACGACCGCAACGGCTTTGTCCACGACCCGGAGCGGGACTGGGAACCGGTCAAGGGCATGGAACTGACTGTGCTGGTACGCGAACTGGTCTGA
- a CDS encoding alpha/beta-hydrolase family protein, producing MSVLNASQSSALTRISSLAVPRVSTSLAVASMSVVSLAPGLLPRSALLQGVFSGLLVAVGLLVMWAFSAISRKVTPERVQARFDERSWRLGAFGVGAAATAVATLAAAGWQNSLRAAMSVPPIGILYWAEAGCVAALTVLILGLAVSVVRKVLHRLGFARAVTTAALFVFGLHLAVGSISPAGAVHTAASQSPMSEGQKFLASGTDSVRVYADLDSAPDASSRATLAVDELDRVGGFHREAVVVAIPTGSGWIDTHAVDGIEQRFGGNVAIVGQQYSAAPSWAAFLFQRSDAEESARALFTAVGTHIAAMPVTERPDLFLYGQSLGAVGGSAALAAANPTKPCDVLWAGPPAGATALDGVTVLANTSDPVVWWSPDLVTQRPDLSRAAADAPTPPWIPVVSFLQTSIDMLVSLDVPAGHGHRYGTQQGTELASCS from the coding sequence ATGAGCGTTCTGAATGCATCACAGTCTTCTGCCCTCACCCGAATCTCCTCGCTGGCAGTACCCCGCGTCTCGACTTCGCTAGCGGTGGCTTCGATGTCCGTCGTGTCACTTGCCCCCGGACTACTCCCGAGATCGGCACTACTTCAAGGGGTGTTCAGCGGACTGCTCGTCGCAGTGGGACTCCTTGTGATGTGGGCATTTTCGGCCATCTCACGCAAGGTGACGCCAGAACGAGTCCAGGCCCGATTCGACGAACGATCCTGGCGCCTAGGTGCATTCGGTGTGGGAGCAGCCGCAACCGCCGTCGCGACCCTTGCCGCTGCCGGTTGGCAGAACTCACTTCGGGCAGCGATGAGCGTCCCGCCGATCGGAATCCTGTACTGGGCCGAAGCCGGATGTGTTGCTGCACTCACCGTATTGATTCTCGGCCTGGCGGTATCGGTAGTGCGAAAAGTACTGCACCGTCTGGGTTTTGCCCGAGCCGTCACGACTGCGGCACTGTTCGTCTTCGGACTCCATCTTGCCGTCGGGAGCATCAGTCCTGCAGGAGCTGTCCACACCGCAGCATCTCAGTCGCCGATGTCCGAAGGGCAAAAGTTTCTTGCGTCCGGAACTGACTCGGTACGTGTGTATGCCGACTTGGATTCTGCACCGGACGCCTCGTCACGTGCGACTCTCGCAGTCGACGAACTCGATCGGGTCGGCGGATTCCATCGCGAGGCAGTAGTGGTGGCCATTCCCACCGGCTCCGGGTGGATCGACACCCACGCTGTCGACGGCATCGAGCAGCGGTTCGGGGGCAACGTCGCGATAGTCGGCCAGCAGTACTCCGCCGCACCCAGTTGGGCAGCATTTCTGTTCCAGCGCAGCGACGCCGAGGAATCTGCTCGGGCGCTGTTCACTGCCGTCGGCACACACATTGCCGCGATGCCGGTCACCGAGCGACCAGATCTTTTTCTCTACGGACAGAGCCTCGGCGCAGTGGGCGGCAGTGCCGCTCTCGCGGCCGCGAATCCAACTAAACCCTGCGATGTTCTCTGGGCCGGACCACCGGCCGGCGCAACGGCATTGGACGGTGTGACCGTTCTCGCAAATACTTCCGACCCGGTGGTGTGGTGGTCACCTGACCTTGTCACGCAGCGCCCCGACCTCAGTCGAGCGGCTGCGGACGCTCCAACCCCGCCATGGATTCCGGTGGTCAGCTTCCTGCAAACAAGCATCGACATGCTCGTCTCGCTCGATGTCCCGGCCGGACACGGCCACCGCTACGGAACACAGCAAGGTACCGAATTGGCATCCTGCTCCTGA
- the gatA gene encoding Asp-tRNA(Asn)/Glu-tRNA(Gln) amidotransferase subunit GatA encodes MTDLTTLDASVLAEKIHSREVSSVEVTQAHLDRISAVDSEYHAFLHVAGEQALEAAAAVDTSLAAGNAPASALAGVPIALKDIFTTTDMPTTCASKILEGWVAPYDATLTTKLRAAGIPILGKTNLDEFAMGSSTENSAYGPTRNPWDVTRIPGGSGGGSAAALASRQAPLAIGTDTGGSIRQPAAVTATVGTKPTYGTVSRFGLIACASSLDQGGPCGRTVLDTALLHEVIAGHDPRDSTSIDAPVRPVVAAAREGAHGDLRGVKVGVVKELHSDSYQPGVIASFDAAVEQLKALGAEVVEVSCPSFEYALASYYLVLPSEVSSNLARFDAMRYGMRVDDGNMSADQVMAATRAAGFGPEVKRRIMIGTYALSSGYYDAYYGSALKVRTLIARDFDKAYEQVDVLVSPTSPFTPWKLGEKVNDPLAMYLSDLCTLPTNLAGHCAMSVPSGLSADDNLPVGLQIMAPAMADERLYRVGAAYEAARGLIGTAV; translated from the coding sequence ATGACCGACCTGACCACGCTGGACGCCTCAGTTCTGGCCGAGAAGATCCATTCGCGTGAGGTGTCCTCGGTAGAGGTCACTCAGGCGCACCTCGATCGCATCAGTGCCGTCGACTCCGAGTACCACGCCTTCCTGCACGTTGCGGGCGAGCAGGCACTCGAAGCTGCTGCAGCTGTCGACACCTCGTTGGCCGCCGGAAACGCACCCGCGTCGGCGCTCGCCGGTGTCCCGATCGCTCTCAAGGACATCTTCACCACGACGGATATGCCGACGACCTGTGCGTCCAAGATCCTCGAAGGCTGGGTAGCGCCGTACGACGCGACCCTGACGACCAAGCTTCGCGCCGCGGGAATTCCGATCCTCGGCAAGACCAACCTCGACGAGTTCGCGATGGGTTCGTCCACCGAGAACTCCGCGTACGGTCCGACGCGTAACCCGTGGGACGTCACGCGTATCCCTGGCGGCTCGGGCGGCGGCAGCGCTGCAGCACTCGCATCGCGTCAGGCTCCGCTGGCCATCGGCACCGATACCGGCGGATCCATCCGTCAGCCGGCAGCTGTCACCGCAACCGTGGGTACCAAGCCGACGTACGGAACCGTTTCACGGTTCGGCCTCATCGCCTGCGCTTCGTCGCTGGATCAGGGCGGCCCCTGTGGCCGTACGGTTCTCGATACCGCGCTGCTGCACGAGGTCATCGCCGGACACGATCCCCGTGACTCCACGTCCATCGATGCACCCGTGCGCCCGGTTGTCGCTGCAGCCCGTGAAGGCGCTCACGGCGACCTGCGCGGCGTGAAGGTCGGCGTCGTCAAGGAACTGCACTCCGACAGCTACCAGCCCGGCGTCATCGCATCCTTCGATGCCGCAGTCGAGCAGCTCAAGGCTCTCGGCGCCGAGGTTGTCGAGGTCTCGTGCCCCAGCTTCGAGTACGCGCTCGCGTCGTACTACCTGGTGCTGCCCAGTGAGGTTTCTTCCAACCTCGCTCGCTTCGATGCCATGCGTTACGGCATGCGCGTCGACGACGGCAACATGAGCGCCGACCAGGTCATGGCAGCCACCCGTGCGGCCGGCTTCGGTCCAGAGGTCAAGCGTCGCATCATGATCGGCACCTACGCACTGTCTTCGGGCTACTACGACGCCTACTATGGCTCGGCTCTGAAGGTTCGTACGTTGATTGCCCGCGATTTCGACAAGGCTTACGAGCAGGTCGACGTTCTGGTCTCGCCGACCAGCCCGTTCACCCCGTGGAAGCTGGGGGAGAAGGTCAACGATCCGTTGGCGATGTACCTTTCCGACCTCTGCACCCTGCCGACCAACCTGGCCGGGCATTGCGCGATGTCGGTTCCTTCGGGACTCTCGGCTGACGACAACCTGCCGGTGGGCTTGCAGATCATGGCTCCGGCCATGGCTGACGAGCGTCTGTACCGCGTCGGTGCGGCGTACGAAGCAGCTCGCGGCCTGATCGGTACCGCAGTCTGA
- the gatB gene encoding Asp-tRNA(Asn)/Glu-tRNA(Gln) amidotransferase subunit GatB yields MTAVDAPDILDYDEVLTKYEPVMGMEVHVELGTATKMFCPCPTEFGAEPNTQVCPVCLGLPGSMPVVNAAAVESAIRIGLALNCSITPWGRFARKNYFYPDQPKNYQISQYDEPIATEGYLDVLLDDGTTWRVDIERAHMEEDTGKSLHVGGATGRIHGASHSLLDYNRAGVPLVEIVTKTIHGAGERAPEVARAYVTALRDLLKSLDVSDVRMDQGSMRCDANISLMPIGATELGTRTETKNVNSLKSVEVAVRYEMRRQAAVLDAGGEIIQETRHFQEADGTTSAGRRKETAEDYRYFPEPDLEPVAPSAEWVEELRGTLPELPWIRRARIQKDWGISDEVMRDLVNAGAIDLVIATTEAGASPEAARSWWLSYLSQQANARGVELGALPITPTQVAQVVALIDSGKLNNKVARQVVDHVLDGEGDPEQVVAAHPELVVERDETKLKAAVDEALAANPDIADKIRSGKVQAAGKIVGDVMKATRGQADAARVKELVIEACS; encoded by the coding sequence ATGACTGCTGTCGATGCGCCCGACATCCTCGATTACGACGAAGTGCTGACCAAGTACGAGCCTGTGATGGGTATGGAGGTGCACGTAGAACTCGGCACCGCTACCAAGATGTTCTGCCCGTGCCCCACCGAGTTCGGTGCCGAACCCAACACCCAGGTTTGCCCCGTCTGCCTGGGCCTGCCCGGATCCATGCCGGTGGTCAACGCCGCCGCCGTGGAGTCCGCCATCCGGATCGGCCTTGCGCTCAACTGCTCGATCACCCCGTGGGGTCGATTCGCGCGCAAGAACTACTTCTACCCGGATCAGCCCAAGAACTACCAGATCTCGCAGTACGACGAGCCGATCGCCACCGAGGGCTACCTCGACGTTCTGCTCGACGACGGCACCACGTGGCGCGTCGACATCGAGCGCGCCCACATGGAAGAGGACACCGGTAAGTCCCTCCACGTGGGTGGCGCGACCGGCCGCATCCACGGTGCCAGCCATTCGCTGCTCGACTACAACCGTGCCGGTGTTCCGTTGGTGGAAATCGTCACCAAGACCATCCACGGCGCCGGAGAGCGCGCTCCCGAAGTTGCCCGCGCCTACGTCACCGCGCTGCGCGATCTGCTGAAGTCCCTCGACGTCTCCGACGTTCGCATGGACCAGGGTTCGATGCGTTGCGACGCCAACATTTCGCTGATGCCGATCGGCGCCACCGAATTGGGAACTCGCACCGAGACCAAGAACGTCAACTCGCTCAAGAGCGTCGAGGTCGCGGTTCGCTACGAGATGCGTCGTCAGGCGGCGGTACTCGACGCCGGCGGCGAGATCATTCAGGAAACCCGCCACTTCCAGGAAGCTGACGGAACCACCTCGGCCGGCCGCCGCAAGGAGACCGCTGAGGACTACCGCTACTTCCCCGAGCCGGACCTCGAGCCTGTTGCGCCCAGCGCAGAGTGGGTCGAAGAACTGCGCGGAACCCTGCCCGAGCTTCCGTGGATCCGCCGTGCGCGTATCCAGAAGGACTGGGGAATCTCCGACGAGGTCATGCGTGACCTCGTCAACGCCGGTGCAATCGATCTGGTGATTGCCACCACCGAAGCCGGCGCGTCGCCTGAAGCTGCGCGCTCCTGGTGGCTGTCGTACCTGTCCCAGCAGGCCAACGCCCGCGGCGTCGAACTCGGCGCACTGCCGATCACGCCGACGCAGGTCGCTCAGGTCGTGGCACTGATCGACAGTGGCAAGCTCAACAACAAGGTTGCCCGCCAGGTTGTCGATCACGTCCTCGACGGAGAGGGCGATCCGGAGCAGGTTGTTGCCGCGCATCCGGAACTGGTTGTCGAGCGCGACGAAACCAAGCTCAAGGCTGCCGTCGACGAGGCCCTGGCCGCCAACCCCGATATCGCGGACAAGATCCGTAGCGGGAAGGTTCAGGCTGCCGGAAAGATCGTCGGCGACGTCATGAAGGCCACCCGCGGACAGGCCGACGCAGCGCGCGTCAAGGAACTTGTCATCGAGGCTTGCAGCTAG
- a CDS encoding sensor histidine kinase — MTRDQFWNVGIIVVTLILFTIAWPTLHLTHVVAPPIQPFIAALAAFPFVLIRLNPALGWAISAVSALVIPHVFDLQVGYEYPWQVVHILVILALLTAVSLTAPLQVVAVAAISTALLFFAETPGSDGAGWAVGLTALVVFCLLIRRLVASRRQLAEQEEVSELERTRRTVLEEKARIARDLHDIVAHHMSMVVVQAQSAPYRLADVTPEIRAEFDSIGETGRAALNEIRGLLGVLRSDGETAQTAPQPGVDQLDELVAGSSRAGIPLSWNINGDRSRVSESTGLVVYRILQESITNAARHAPGAQIDVAVSFGPTSVSIRVDNENTAEKAPVVQETSGGNGIRGMRERAAAVGGTLLTHERDDGGFEVRAELPVTPA, encoded by the coding sequence ATGACGCGCGATCAGTTCTGGAATGTGGGAATCATCGTGGTGACGCTCATTCTTTTTACCATCGCGTGGCCAACCCTGCACCTCACGCATGTGGTTGCGCCGCCGATTCAGCCGTTCATTGCTGCATTGGCCGCGTTTCCGTTTGTGTTGATCCGTTTGAATCCTGCTCTGGGGTGGGCAATCTCAGCAGTATCTGCGTTGGTCATTCCGCACGTGTTCGACCTGCAGGTCGGCTACGAGTATCCCTGGCAGGTTGTGCACATCCTCGTCATTCTGGCGCTGCTCACGGCGGTGAGCCTGACCGCGCCGTTGCAGGTTGTCGCGGTGGCCGCCATATCGACTGCCCTCCTGTTCTTCGCGGAGACACCCGGAAGTGACGGTGCCGGTTGGGCGGTCGGTCTGACCGCGCTCGTTGTCTTCTGCCTGCTGATTCGCCGACTCGTTGCATCGCGTCGACAGTTGGCCGAGCAGGAAGAGGTCAGTGAACTCGAACGCACACGCCGAACGGTGTTGGAGGAAAAGGCTCGCATCGCTCGGGACCTGCACGACATCGTCGCCCACCACATGTCGATGGTGGTGGTGCAAGCGCAAAGTGCGCCTTACCGTCTTGCCGACGTGACTCCGGAGATTCGGGCAGAGTTCGATTCGATCGGTGAGACCGGGCGAGCTGCACTCAACGAGATCCGCGGATTGTTGGGCGTCCTCCGTAGTGACGGTGAAACCGCGCAGACGGCGCCGCAACCAGGTGTCGATCAGCTCGACGAGCTTGTGGCGGGAAGCTCCCGTGCCGGTATTCCGTTGTCGTGGAACATCAACGGGGACCGCTCGAGAGTGTCGGAGTCGACGGGGCTGGTGGTGTACCGAATTCTTCAGGAGTCGATCACCAATGCCGCGCGGCACGCACCAGGTGCGCAAATCGACGTGGCGGTGTCCTTCGGTCCTACCTCGGTGAGTATTCGGGTGGACAACGAAAATACGGCCGAGAAGGCTCCGGTAGTGCAGGAAACCAGCGGCGGCAACGGAATCCGGGGAATGCGCGAGCGCGCCGCGGCCGTCGGCGGCACGCTCTTGACACACGAGCGAGACGACGGAGGGTTCGAGGTCCGAGCCGAGTTGCCGGTCACCCCGGCCTAG
- a CDS encoding ACT domain-containing protein, producing MSYLLRVSLPDRPGSLGALAVALGSVGADILSLDVVERGDGFAIDDLVVDVEPGALPDTLITAAEHLPNVTVDSIRPYAGILDTHRELELIDSVATAKDDRLQVLVDGAPRVLRVGWCVVADLGPQGAYRVVGSSGAPETHATDIPWMPLEKPTALDGQADWVPEVWRTMDTTLAAAPLGSGGRVLMLGRPGGPEFRPSEIARLGYLAGIIATVLG from the coding sequence GTGTCGTACCTGCTCCGCGTCAGTCTGCCCGACCGTCCCGGTAGCCTCGGCGCACTCGCCGTCGCGCTGGGTTCCGTCGGAGCCGACATCCTCTCCCTCGATGTCGTGGAGCGAGGCGACGGTTTCGCGATCGACGACCTTGTTGTCGACGTCGAACCAGGGGCACTCCCCGACACTCTGATCACTGCGGCCGAGCACCTGCCGAATGTGACGGTCGATTCGATTCGTCCGTATGCCGGAATTCTCGACACACACCGCGAACTCGAACTGATCGACTCCGTGGCCACCGCCAAGGACGACCGACTCCAAGTTCTGGTCGACGGCGCCCCGCGCGTACTTCGGGTGGGCTGGTGCGTCGTTGCTGACCTCGGTCCGCAAGGTGCTTATCGTGTGGTCGGAAGCTCGGGTGCACCGGAAACTCATGCCACCGACATCCCGTGGATGCCCTTGGAGAAGCCCACCGCACTCGACGGCCAAGCCGACTGGGTACCCGAGGTCTGGCGCACCATGGACACCACTCTCGCCGCTGCACCTTTAGGCAGCGGCGGACGAGTTCTGATGCTCGGACGCCCGGGCGGGCCGGAATTCCGGCCGTCGGAAATTGCGCGACTGGGCTATCTCGCCGGGATCATCGCAACCGTCCTGGGCTGA
- a CDS encoding response regulator: MPITVFIADDQAMVRQGFGALLSAQPDISVIGDAPNGKVAVAEVARLRPDVVLMDVRMPEMNGLEAARLILAAGGEPPVRVLMLTTFDIDDYVYEALSLGASGFMLKDAPAEELIRAVRVVADGQALLAPTVTRRLIADVTSRRATPRTRPAALDALTPREREVLELIARGLSNTEIAEKLFVAEQTVKTHVGKVLSKLDLRDRAQAVVLAYESGLVTPR, from the coding sequence GTGCCCATCACAGTGTTCATTGCCGACGACCAAGCGATGGTTCGACAAGGGTTCGGAGCCCTCCTCTCCGCACAACCGGATATCAGCGTGATCGGTGACGCACCGAACGGCAAGGTAGCCGTAGCCGAGGTCGCGAGGTTGCGCCCGGATGTGGTGCTGATGGACGTTCGCATGCCGGAGATGAACGGACTCGAGGCCGCGCGTCTCATCCTTGCCGCCGGTGGGGAACCGCCGGTTCGAGTTCTCATGCTCACCACGTTCGACATCGACGATTACGTCTACGAAGCCCTCAGCCTCGGTGCAAGCGGTTTTATGCTCAAGGACGCACCGGCGGAGGAACTCATCCGGGCGGTCCGGGTGGTCGCCGACGGCCAGGCCCTGTTGGCGCCGACGGTCACCCGCAGGCTCATCGCCGACGTGACAAGCCGTCGTGCGACGCCTCGAACGCGTCCAGCGGCACTGGATGCCTTGACTCCACGCGAACGCGAAGTGCTCGAATTGATCGCTCGCGGATTGTCCAACACGGAGATCGCGGAAAAGTTGTTCGTTGCGGAACAGACGGTCAAAACGCATGTCGGCAAGGTCCTTTCGAAACTCGATCTGAGAGATCGCGCCCAGGCTGTCGTGCTGGCCTACGAAAGTGGCCTCGTTACGCCGCGATAG
- the gatC gene encoding Asp-tRNA(Asn)/Glu-tRNA(Gln) amidotransferase subunit GatC: MPAISRDEVAHLARLSRLALSDAELDEFAGQLDSILNHVKVVTEVAADDVPPMANPNAVTNVTRPDVIVPGLTPEQALSGAPAVEQDRFAVPQILGEGE, encoded by the coding sequence GTGCCTGCCATCTCCCGTGACGAGGTCGCGCACCTCGCGCGGCTGTCCAGACTCGCCCTGTCCGACGCCGAACTCGATGAGTTCGCCGGCCAGTTGGATTCGATTCTCAACCACGTCAAGGTGGTCACCGAGGTTGCCGCCGACGATGTTCCGCCCATGGCGAACCCCAACGCCGTCACCAACGTCACCCGTCCGGACGTCATCGTGCCGGGCTTGACCCCCGAGCAGGCGTTGTCGGGTGCACCCGCAGTCGAACAGGATCGCTTCGCGGTTCCGCAGATCCTTGGAGAAGGCGAATGA
- the ligA gene encoding NAD-dependent DNA ligase LigA, which yields MSETAEGTVQPAPNEAREKWALLADEVRQNQFRYYVRDAPVISDGEFDALLGELNALEEQYPDLRTPDSPTQLVGGGFTTDFTSVDHLERMLSLDNVFDESELRGWVAKIEQETGPDLHYLCEVKIDGVALNLVYENGKLVRAATRGDGRTGELVTLNALTINDIPEYLTASDEYPIPSLLEVRGEVFFRLEDFAALNASLVAEGKPPFANPRNSAAGSLRQKNPAVTARRRLGMICHGFGRMEGFEPASQYDAYVALAAWGLPVSTHTSRVVGADAVVEKMKYWGEHRHDVEHEIDGLVVKVDEMSLHRRLGTTSRAPRWAIAFKYPPEEVTTKLLDIRVSVGRTGRVTPFAYMEPVTVAGSTVSLATLHNGSEVKRKGVLIGDTVVLRKAGDVIPEVLGPVVDVRDGTEREFVMPTQCPECGTELAPAKEGDVDVRCPNQRYCPAQLRERVFHVAGRGAFDIEVLGYEAAAGLLEAKAIEDEGDLFSLDADTLIEVPIFRTNAGSLSANGKRLLANLDSAKDKPLWRVLVALSIRHVGPTAARALAGEFGSLQRIREASMDQLAAVDGVGSTIAAAVVEWFTVDWHQQIVDKWAAAGVRMEDERDDSIPRNLEGLSIVVTGSLETFSRDQAKEAILVRGGKAAGSVSKKTAFVVVGEAPGSKHDKAVELGVPVLDEDGFRRLLEGGPDAVAPTELDG from the coding sequence GTGAGTGAAACCGCAGAAGGAACCGTGCAGCCTGCGCCCAACGAGGCGCGCGAGAAGTGGGCGCTACTGGCTGATGAAGTCCGTCAGAACCAGTTCCGCTACTACGTTCGTGATGCGCCGGTCATTTCGGACGGCGAGTTCGATGCATTGCTCGGTGAGCTCAACGCTCTCGAAGAGCAGTATCCGGACCTGCGTACCCCTGATTCGCCGACGCAGTTGGTGGGCGGCGGGTTCACCACGGATTTCACGTCCGTCGATCACCTCGAGCGGATGCTCAGTCTCGACAACGTCTTCGACGAGTCCGAATTGCGCGGCTGGGTCGCCAAGATCGAGCAGGAAACCGGACCGGATCTGCATTACCTCTGTGAGGTCAAGATCGACGGTGTGGCACTCAACCTCGTCTACGAGAACGGCAAGCTCGTACGTGCTGCTACTCGCGGCGACGGACGTACCGGCGAACTGGTCACGCTCAATGCACTCACGATCAACGACATCCCGGAGTACCTCACCGCCTCCGACGAGTACCCGATTCCCAGCCTCCTCGAAGTGCGCGGCGAGGTGTTCTTCCGCCTCGAAGACTTCGCGGCACTCAATGCGTCGCTGGTCGCGGAAGGTAAGCCGCCCTTCGCGAACCCCCGCAACTCCGCAGCCGGTTCGCTACGGCAGAAGAACCCGGCGGTCACCGCGCGTCGACGCCTCGGCATGATCTGCCACGGTTTCGGTCGCATGGAGGGCTTCGAACCGGCTTCGCAGTACGACGCCTATGTTGCGCTCGCCGCGTGGGGTCTGCCGGTGTCCACGCACACGTCGCGTGTGGTCGGTGCGGACGCCGTGGTCGAGAAGATGAAGTACTGGGGTGAGCATCGCCACGACGTCGAGCACGAAATCGACGGCCTGGTGGTCAAGGTCGACGAGATGTCACTGCATCGCAGGCTCGGCACCACCTCTCGTGCGCCGCGATGGGCAATCGCGTTCAAGTATCCGCCCGAAGAGGTCACGACCAAGCTCCTCGATATTCGCGTCAGCGTCGGCCGCACCGGCCGTGTGACGCCCTTCGCGTACATGGAACCGGTCACGGTTGCCGGTTCCACTGTGTCGTTGGCCACGCTGCACAACGGTTCCGAGGTCAAGCGCAAAGGTGTGCTGATCGGTGACACCGTGGTGTTGCGTAAGGCCGGCGACGTCATTCCCGAGGTGCTGGGTCCGGTCGTCGATGTTCGGGACGGGACCGAGCGTGAGTTCGTCATGCCGACACAGTGTCCCGAGTGTGGCACGGAGTTGGCACCCGCCAAGGAAGGCGACGTCGACGTGCGTTGCCCCAATCAGCGGTATTGCCCCGCGCAGCTACGCGAGCGTGTTTTTCACGTTGCCGGCCGCGGCGCCTTCGACATCGAGGTGCTCGGATACGAGGCCGCAGCGGGGCTCCTCGAAGCGAAGGCGATCGAAGACGAAGGCGATCTCTTCTCGCTCGACGCAGACACACTGATCGAGGTTCCGATCTTCCGGACGAATGCCGGATCATTGTCCGCCAATGGAAAACGCTTGCTGGCCAACCTGGACTCGGCAAAAGACAAGCCATTGTGGAGAGTGCTTGTGGCACTGTCGATTCGGCACGTCGGTCCTACCGCTGCGCGAGCGCTGGCGGGGGAATTCGGTTCGCTGCAACGCATTCGGGAAGCATCGATGGATCAGCTTGCAGCTGTCGACGGGGTCGGTTCCACGATCGCCGCCGCAGTTGTCGAGTGGTTCACCGTGGATTGGCATCAGCAGATCGTCGACAAGTGGGCGGCCGCCGGAGTGCGTATGGAAGACGAGCGCGACGACTCCATTCCGCGCAACCTCGAAGGCCTCTCGATCGTTGTCACCGGTTCTCTCGAGACGTTCTCGCGCGATCAGGCGAAGGAAGCGATCCTCGTGCGGGGCGGTAAAGCGGCCGGGTCGGTATCGAAGAAAACTGCGTTTGTCGTTGTCGGCGAAGCACCCGGTTCCAAACATGACAAAGCTGTTGAATTGGGTGTGCCGGTACTCGACGAGGACGGTTTCCGGCGGTTGCTCGAGGGCGGTCCCGACGCCGTCGCACCTACCGAATTGGATGGGTAG